The window AGCGCGATATTTGCCGGGTGCAGCTGGCTATCCTGTATCAGCGATACGTCGGCATTTTCCTGCGCCTGCCACTCCAGCTTGCCCGATACCAGACTGGCTACCACTTTATTGCGATAAAGATGATCGGCATTGTTATGAATATCGTTCCAGAGGATAAACTTACTGAACGAGAAGGTGCCCAGCACCGCCTGTTCCTCTACATCCCATCTTGACTTGGCCATGATGGCCTGCCGAACAATGTTAAATATCAGCTTTACATCTACCCCGCTTTCGTCTTTAGGTAATGTATCCAGGCCTCCAATGGTGATGCCAAAATCCTGCCTTATCATTTCCAGCAAGGTAATGTTCACCATAGTTTCCTCGTCGCGGCTGCGAATTACGTAGCCCTTTTGGGCCGATTTACGAATGATCTCTACCGGCACCAGCAATACTGGCGCATACCTCGGGCGCTCGCTTGCATCGGTTTCATACCATCTTAGCAAACCCAGGCCGATATAAAGCGTGTTAGCTCCATTCTCCTCGATGGATAACCGCGAGGCACGGAACAAACTGGTAAGGCCGTTGGTTAACTCCGGCTCGGGTAAAAAACTACGGATACGTTTTTGACTCAGTTCGTGCTGTATCAACTCGGCAATCGGGTCTGATTGATGCAGGGCCTGGTACATGCCGGCATCGCGCAGCGAGTTATCCCAATCGGCCGGCCTTGGCAACACCTGGAACTCCTGCCCATCGGCCAGGGCATCTTCCAGTTTTCCAACGTTCACGGTCATAAATTGCACTACGCTTTTGGTTATCCGGATATTGAGCAGGCTGTTACGCAACGTAAGGTCGAGTAATTTACGCTCCCAGAGGCGCTGTTTGGAAATCTCGATATGATCTACATTTTTTAGTTTTTGTCCGGCGTAAATTTCTTCGGGCAGGGCATTGGCCCGCTGCTGGCGGCTTTCTTCAATAATCTCCCAGCCTGCGGCGGTTTGTACCCTTAAGGGCAACGGCCGTATACCGCTAAAACGGGCGCGCTTAATATCTATAAATAATATAAATTCGCTGGCGTTCAACATTTTTTGCCCGGCCGATGCAGCTGCCGAATCAAATGAGGTATTGTTGCCCGCATTCATGCAGGTAGCCTCTACAATAGCTATCTCACTTATACCATCCACCGTGCGTTTGGTAATAAGCGATGGATCATCGTTCACCGCATCGGCAAATGATTCGTCAACCAGCCAGCCGCCGGCAAAGGCGTGCCCTTTCACTATGATAATAATCGGATGGATCCCCACAGCCTCCATACAGGCGGCATATAACAATGATAGATCGAGGCAATTGGCCAGCCTGTTGGCAAATATGGCATCACAAAGCCGAATGCGCTGGCCGCTTTCCTCAAAGCTGGCAGGTACTGTACAATATATCAGTTGCTGCTCGGCAATGGCCTCGTAAATAGCAGCCATTTGCTTACGTACCCTATCGGGGCTGCGGCTTTGGTAATCGTCAAATGATGGGTTATCCGTCCAGCTTTGTAAAATGGCAGATGCCCGGCGAAGGATCTTCGGAATTTCGGGGTGATTTGGCGTTACAAAAGCTGCCAGCATCTCGGGCAGCAAGCCCAGGCCATTCCATTGGTCATAAGCAAGCAGTTCTATCGGGCGATTTTCTGACAATAGCAGTTCATCGCCATTACGGATAATAATATTTATGGTACCCGATACTTTCTCAGTTAATTCTGCCAGGTATTGGGCTGATAAATTGAGCTGTATAGCCCCTGTTTCATAGGCATCCCCCTGTTCTACATACCCGTAAAGCCTTTTCCACGAAGGTGCAAATGCCGGTTCAACGGTAATTTCAACTTCCAGGGCATTCCAATCGGCACCGGTAGTGTTGTTAATTACCAGTGACCGGATTACCGGCACATGGTTTTGCTGAAGTGCGAAATTGATTACAGGGGTATATGTAAGATTGATATCTGCTGCTGTTAAAATATGCGTGCTCATATTAGTTGAAAAGATAGATATTTATTTTTATCTGTTCCATATTAAACGCTGCGAATGTGTTTTTTTAATATACCCGGCTAAAATATGGGCATGGGGGACTGGTTGGAACACATGAGTCTCGTATAAAAAAGACGTTGTGATTTCGATAGTATAGTGTATTCACAGCATCGCTTAAATCACCTCCGATTCGTTACTCATATGACACATTCAATATTTACACAAACATTGGCTTTCAACGCTGGTTAAGACTCACCCGGCTACGCTGCGCTGGCCACCCTCTCTTCGGCTTCGCCGGAAAGAGGGGTTTGAAAATTTATTACTTATTTTTTATAACGTATTTATATTCAGCGTTCAAGCCCCTCTTTCCACCACAGGTGAAGAGAGGGTGGCGGGCGCAGCCTCGCCGGGTGAGTCTTCGCCGCCATGCGATATACGTTATTCCCCATTCAGAATTTCCACCGGGCATTTAGTTACATCCTAAATTTTACATTTCTTAAAAAGCAACCATTTACCCTTTTTTAGAGTAATGACTAATAAAATCAACTACATCTTAAATTAAAACCTATGAAAAATTACAAGTTACCTCATGCTATCATTGCAGTGTTTGTAAGCATTGTACTGTTGGGCTCCTCATGCAGTAAAAGTTCAAACCGGATTATACCAACGCCGCAGCTAACCGGAGTTGTGCTGACCGATAACGCTACCTTCGGCAAGTTACTTACGGATAACAACGGATTCTCGCTTTATTTTTTCTCCAAAGATGTAAGCGGTGCTTCGGCCTGTGTAGACGGTTGCGCTACTACCTGGCCCGTATTTTACAAAGCAGGGTTGACCATTGGCACCGGCCTGACATCATCAGATTTCGGTGTGATTGACAGGCCCGATGGCAGTAAACAAAGTACCTATAAAGGCTGGCCTTTATATTATTACAGCAAAGACCTTAAAGCTGGTGATACCAATGGTGATAAGGTTGCCAACCTTTGGGCCATAGCCAAAGCCGACTACACAATTATGTTTGGCAACGCCCAACTTATCGGGCTGGATAAGGCCCAGTACAACGATCAGGGTATAGCTGGTACAGGTTCATCGCAATTTATAACTGATGACAAGGGGCTTACATTGTACATGTTTAGCAAGGATGCATCCAGCAAAAACAATTTTACCAAAGCCGATTTCAGCAATAATGCCGCGTGGCCCATTTTTGAGGTTACCGAGGTAGCCAGCATCCCCTCAATTTTTGATAAAACCCAGTTTACCACTATCAACGTATTCGGAAAAACACAGCTTGTTTATAAAGGGCATCCGCTATACCATTTTGAACAGGATGCCGTAACCCGTGGCAATACCAACGGCGTAAGCTTCCCGGTACCAGGTAGTGCCATCTGGAAGGTGACCAACAGTACAACGGTAGCTTTATAAACAGTTTTAACCCGGCGAGCGACAAATATCACCCGCCGGGTTTTATAACGTTAAAAAAGGCTACACAAGTGACTGTTGCCGTAACCCATCCCGATACACTCAAAGTATTACGGCCTACGTTTAATACGTATAAGAAATTAATTGCAATTTTCCTTTATAACCGCTTCAGCTTGCTTATTGCCTAATGCCAAAGCTTTTTTAAAGTCGGCACAAGCGCCAGGCTTATCGTTCGCATCAAGTTTAATCGCGCCTAAGTTTAAATATGCCTCGCCGTTATCGGGGTTTATTTTCAGGCATTGGTTCAAATCTTCGATGGCTCCTTTTATATCTTTCAAAAGTGCCCGAGAAACCCCTCTGTATAAATATCCCAAATCGAAGGCTGGTTTTAACTTAACGACTTCATCATATGCTGTTACCGCGCCCGAAAAATCTTTTAACACTGCCTTAGTAATGCCTATATTAAAGTAGATATCGGGATTACCCGGATTCAGACTGAGGGCCTTGTTAAAGTCTTTTAACGCATCATTATGTAATTGCAATCGGTTTTCAACCCCTCCCCTGTTCAAATACGCTTTTGAAACGTTAGGATTTAAGAAAATGGCTTGATTATAGTCAGTTAAGGCTCCGTTATTGTCTCCCAAAACATATTTTGACCAGCCACGGTTATCATAAGCACTGGCCGCTTTAGGATAGCCCTGTAAGTAAACACTATAATCCTCGATAGAACCTTTGATATCCTTAAGGTAATATCTGACCAGCCCCCTATAAAAATAAGGCCCGTAATATTTTGGATTGACAACTATAGCAGAATCATAGTAAACCCGCGCATCAGAATAATTACGAAGCACCTGTTGCTGATGCCCTTTCTGGAAAAATCCATAAGCTTTTAATGTATCAGTCTGACAAAATCCTATTGAGGAAATTATCATGTTTATTAGGAATAACACCAAAGGTTTACGCATGATGTAAATATAAACCTTCGACCATCTTTTCCAAAGATCAAACTATTATTAGCCAGAACACTTCCGACGCTATTACAATTTCAACTCGCCCCAACCCTGCCGGTATGTACGGCGGATGTATTGATTGGCTGGTTCAAAGTTGGTTACGCGCATGTTTTCGCCATCCCAATTCAAACCGGTGTACCTGCCGCTGAATTTGTAGCCTTCCATGTTGCCATAAACCGGATCGTTGCGTTTTATTTTCTCGCGCAGGTTAAAGGTGCGCAGCAACAGGTTGCCCATCAGCACTGTTTCTGTCAATGGCCCTGCATACCCCACAAATGGCGAATCCACCTCCATTTTGCCGTAGCCAGCTATACTGGCATCAACCCATTGCCACCAATGGCCATCCATACCACCGGCAACGCGCGGGTACTTTTCGGGTACGTTTATATCCTTGTTTAAGGTCAGCGGCAGCAGTCGGGGGTGACTGCCTCCCCATCCGCAGGAAACCTTCCCTTTGGTGCCTATAAACAGTGTACAGCCTTCAAAATCATTTTCGCCGGGGAAATCGCCCAGGGCTTCATTCATGTTTAAGGCTGGGTCAAGCTCGTTAAGGCGCTCGGGAGTTATGCCGCCGTCCATCCAATACAAATCGAGGTTTTTACCATTTTGCTGTTTAAATTTAAACTTGATTGAACTGGATACGGGCCCGCTTTCGGGATAAATACCTTCTTTAAAAATACCGCTGTAAACGGTGCTGGCACTGCCCGAAACTTCGGTTGGGTAACCCAGGCCAAGCAGTTTAAAAGGCGGCCCCATAATGTGGCAGCCCATATCGCCCAGCGCGCCGGTGCCAAACTCCCACCAGCCGCGCCAGTTAAAGGGCACCAGGTTGTCAATATAATTGGTTTGCTTTGCAGTACCCAGCCACAAATCCCATTTAAGTTCTTTAGGAATTGGCGGGCTTGTTTTTGGCCATGAAATGCCTTGCGGCCAAACCGGCCTGTCGGTCCAGCAGTATACTTTCTCGATATCGCCTATCAGGCCGGCTTCAAACCATTCGCGCATGGTGCGCATACCATCACAGGATGCCCCCTGGTCGCCCATTTGGGTTACCACCTGGTATTTTTCCGATGCCTGGGTTAATATGCGAGCTTCGTAAATGTCATGTGTTAATGGCTTTTGCAGGTACAAATGTTTTTTAAGTTGCATAGCGCTCAGCCCAACCAAAGCGTGGTTATGATCGGGTATGGCCACGGTTACGGCATCAAAGTTTTTATGCTGTTTATCAAACAACTCGCGCCAGTCGTGATAATAAGGCGCTTTGGGGAACTCTTTGCGGCGTGGGGCGGCCTGCCTGTCGTCAACATCGCATAAAAAGGCTATAACGGCATTCTTTTTAGGCGCGGTAGCAAAGTGCTTAATATCATTTTCGGCTTCGCCGCCGCAACCTATCGCGGCAATGTACAGCTTATCGCTTGGCGCGGTGTAACCTTTGCCACCCAGCACAAAACGAGGCACGATGTAAAAACCGGCTGTTGCTATGGCGGCTTTTTTTATAAAGTCGGCGCGGCTTATGCCATTGTGGTCTTTTGTTTCATCCAATTGCTCCATGGTTATTATTTATGCAATGGTTTAACAGCTACTTCCTTAAAAAAAACCACATCGTCATCGCCATGGTTTTGCAAACCTATGTAGCCCTCATTAGGACGAATGCCGCGGAACGGTTCAAAATCAAATTTGCGGGCCGGCGTCGGGTCGCCCTCTTTATAGTCGGTTACTTTTTGACCGTTGACCACAACTATAGTTCGCGGGCCATCCAGTGTAATTTCCATAGTATTCCACTGCGGGCCGGGCTTACCCGGTTTGGCCAATGGCTTGGTAAGCGAGTACAGGGTGCCGGTAATATGGTAGTCGTCCTCTTTGGAGGTTTCCGGGTGGTTATCTATCTGCACCTCATAACCATAAAATACGGGCATCCATTCCTCGCGGGGCTCCAGCGGTATGCGGATGAATACGCCGGCATTACTGTTAAACTTTTGCATTTTATAAACTACGCGGATGGTGCAATTGCTGAATTTTTCCTTCGTCCAGTACAATAAGCCCATGCCGCCGTGGCTGCCGGTTAAGCCATCCTTTACATAGCGGCTGCCCTTGCCTACCTGTTTCCAGCCATTAAGGTCTTTACCGTTAAAAAGCTGTCGCCAGCCATCCTTATTTTGCGCCTGGGCATTTACAGAAAATAAAATAGCGAAAAATAAACAGCCAAACAGGCCTCGCTGAAAGTGCTTTTTAATCATGGCAGACAGGAATTAAATGGTTTATAATTGGTTGTACTAATGTAGAGATATTTATTTGAATGATGCAAGCGGGGTGGAATTTGCAGGCTGATTTAATACAGATACATGAACGCATTTACGATAACCTTACCTATATCATAACATAAAATTAATGCGCCATTCGGTACTTAAAAACTCAATCAAGCTTAAAAGGAACAATAAATAGCAATAACGACTTATGGTGAATAATATCGCAATTGATAGCATTGGCAATAACAAACAGGCTTAGCAGCTAACAGGGGATAGCAAAACCCCTGGTCTAATAAATTGTAGACTAAACGATATTGGATACTAAATAACTTCCTCTTTCTGTTGATTGACCAACCTGTTTATTTTTGGTTGTAATATCCAGATGCCGATGCAGAAAAACCAGATGAGGAAAAACTCGCCGGTAAAATCGCTAAAGGTAACCTCGCGCTGAAGCTCGACTGTTTTAATAGTTTTTGCGGCAAAATACATACAGTAAAAAATGCAGAACATGCTAAATAAATGCAGCGGAACAATAACTGAAAAAGCCAATAAAATTGGTGCCGGGTTATGAACGTTATTAAAATGGAGAGACAAAAATAACGTAGGAAGAGTTATACAAAGGACTGTTATATATATTACAGGGATAAGCAGAAAAACCTTAAATAAGGTAACCTTCATTTTTATACCCGCAGGAACCGTGCTTTGTAAGCCTGTGGCCACCGACCAAAACCAGCCAAACATGGTGCCCATAAACAGCAGCATAATAAACGGAAAAAATTTAAAATAGCTAAATATAAAATCGGGACCGGCGTTAGGGCTCAAACCCGTAATAATACTGCCCATCATTACTATTTGCAGCAACATAGGGATACCAAACG is drawn from Mucilaginibacter ginsenosidivorax and contains these coding sequences:
- a CDS encoding Gfo/Idh/MocA family protein, with the translated sequence MEQLDETKDHNGISRADFIKKAAIATAGFYIVPRFVLGGKGYTAPSDKLYIAAIGCGGEAENDIKHFATAPKKNAVIAFLCDVDDRQAAPRRKEFPKAPYYHDWRELFDKQHKNFDAVTVAIPDHNHALVGLSAMQLKKHLYLQKPLTHDIYEARILTQASEKYQVVTQMGDQGASCDGMRTMREWFEAGLIGDIEKVYCWTDRPVWPQGISWPKTSPPIPKELKWDLWLGTAKQTNYIDNLVPFNWRGWWEFGTGALGDMGCHIMGPPFKLLGLGYPTEVSGSASTVYSGIFKEGIYPESGPVSSSIKFKFKQQNGKNLDLYWMDGGITPERLNELDPALNMNEALGDFPGENDFEGCTLFIGTKGKVSCGWGGSHPRLLPLTLNKDINVPEKYPRVAGGMDGHWWQWVDASIAGYGKMEVDSPFVGYAGPLTETVLMGNLLLRTFNLREKIKRNDPVYGNMEGYKFSGRYTGLNWDGENMRVTNFEPANQYIRRTYRQGWGELKL
- a CDS encoding tetratricopeptide repeat protein encodes the protein MRKPLVLFLINMIISSIGFCQTDTLKAYGFFQKGHQQQVLRNYSDARVYYDSAIVVNPKYYGPYFYRGLVRYYLKDIKGSIEDYSVYLQGYPKAASAYDNRGWSKYVLGDNNGALTDYNQAIFLNPNVSKAYLNRGGVENRLQLHNDALKDFNKALSLNPGNPDIYFNIGITKAVLKDFSGAVTAYDEVVKLKPAFDLGYLYRGVSRALLKDIKGAIEDLNQCLKINPDNGEAYLNLGAIKLDANDKPGACADFKKALALGNKQAEAVIKENCN
- a CDS encoding 3-keto-disaccharide hydrolase, which translates into the protein MIKKHFQRGLFGCLFFAILFSVNAQAQNKDGWRQLFNGKDLNGWKQVGKGSRYVKDGLTGSHGGMGLLYWTKEKFSNCTIRVVYKMQKFNSNAGVFIRIPLEPREEWMPVFYGYEVQIDNHPETSKEDDYHITGTLYSLTKPLAKPGKPGPQWNTMEITLDGPRTIVVVNGQKVTDYKEGDPTPARKFDFEPFRGIRPNEGYIGLQNHGDDDVVFFKEVAVKPLHK